Part of the Dehalogenimonas sp. THU2 genome, AAGTTAGGTGTCCATCGCCTATAAATTACGTAGTAATACGAATGCCCCCACGGCCGGATGCCGGTGATAATTACCTGGTATCACCCAACCGGAGGAAGAAAATGAAATACCAGGAATTCAGTGGCCGCGTGCAGGAGCTTATCGGCGAGACATCGGCGCGGGACGCCAAACGGATCACCGAAGTGATTTTGGAAATCCTGGGCGGCCGGCTTACCCGGATCCATCGCAAACACCTGGCGGCCCAGCTGCCGGGAGAACTGACCTTCCCCATCGTCGAAGACGAACCGGCGCAGCAGTTCCCACTAGAGGAGTTCTACAACCGGGTAGCTTCCCGGCTGGAGTTGAACTTCCATGAGGCTATCGTTACCAGTCGCAGGGTGATAGGGGCTGTGGTGGAAGCGGTATCAGAGGGGGAGATCGAGGATATCGTGGCCGGGCTGCCCGCAGAGTTCGCCGAGCTGTTCGAGCGGGAGCCGCTGGAAAAATCCGCCATCGACGTCCATTCCCTGCGTTAGGGGGCTATTGAGACTGGTTCGTCGTTTCCATTGCGGTCGAAGATTATTTGGTACCCGGGACTTTTATGAAGACGCCCGATTCCGGCTGATATTCCAGGAGTTCGCCGGCGGTCAGATCGAAATACCAGCCGTGGAGCGACAGGGTACCCGCGGCGACGCGTTGGTCGATGAAGGGGAAGGTCCGCAGGTTTTCCACCGACAGTAGAATTGCGGCCTGTTCCGCGGCGCGGTGCTGTAAGGCAGCGTCCTTGCCCGGCAGCGACATCATGACCTGCTCCCGCGCCAGCGCAGCGATGGACATCCAGCGGCCGATGAAGCCCGCCCCCTCCGCGCTGCAGTCGCCGGTCATTAGCGCTCCGATGCCGCCGCATTGAGAGTGTCCCAGCACGATGATGCGTTCCACCCCCAGGCGGCAGACGGCGAACTCCAGCGCGGCGGACACGCCGTGATAGCCGCCGTTTTCCTCGTATGGGGGCACCAGGTTGGCGACGTTGCGGACCGTGAAGATGTCCCCGGGCTGGCAGTTGGTCAGGATGGCCGGATCCACCCGGGAATCTGAGCAGCCGATGATCATGGTGGAGGGGTTTTGGCCGTGCTTGAGGATATCAAACTGCGAGCCTTCAGGTCCGAAGTAGTTTTTCTGGAAGGCACGGAAGCCGGCGATGAAACGTTCGATATCTTGCATATCGTCTCCTAATCTTGTATAGAGGCGGTCATCGGCAATCGACGAACCGGCCCCCTACGATGATTTTCGATCGATGGTGAGGTTACGCCAGCCGATGACGGTGAGGGTGATCGTTACACTAAGGATTATGACGTCGACGAAGATCATGGCGTCCCGCCAGAAGCCGCCGGGGAACATCATGATGAGGTAATCCGTGCGCGGGTTCAGCAGCCAGAAGTCGTTGGCGAAGCTCAGGAGGTGGAACTGGGTGAAAAAGGCGTTGAAATCGGCGATGGCCATGGCCGCCCTGACGATGACGAGAGCCAGGGTGAACACCCCGCCCCAGAAAAGCGGCGCCGCCAGGCGTTTCGGTTCCCGGCGATAGAGCGTTATCCCCGCCACCAGCGCCGTGTAGATGAAACTCACCGCCAGCACCCCGTAGTCCAACTGGATCAGCCCCTTCACATCATATAGGTGGATGACCTCACGCTCGTTGAAAAGAGTAAAAGACTGACCGTCCTTGATGACGGTGACGTCGATGAGCTCGTCGCCGGAATTGAAATAGCCGATCAGGCCGCGGGCGGCTTTGGATAGCTCAGCATCGTCAAGGCCGGTGGTAGCGCCGACGTCGTAACGGTCGAAGCCGTATTCATACAACGGCTGGAAATTGACGGCGAAGGCGATGACGGCGCTGGTGATGAGGAGCGGCATAACCAGCACCAGACCCCAGCGAGCGGCTTTCAAGAGCCGTTTACCCATCGAGCGGTTCATCGGACGGCGCCTTATCCACCTCTTCCACATCGGCCAGAATAGCTTTAGCCTCGGCCAGGTGTTCCGGGGCCACCATCACCCGCATGGGCATCAGGGCCGAGGCTACCTGGAGGAAGGTGGCGGTGCCGGCCGATTCGATATAAGCCGGTATACCCGAGTCAACCAGTATGTCGCGCCACAGCGTGGCGGCGAACTCGTTGGATGCGGTGGCGGCGGGTTCCCATTTAGTGTCCATTGCTCTCATACCTCGCACTGCCGGCGCTCCCAAGGAGCGTTTCCAGCTCGTTCAGGAGTTCATCGTTGCAGGTCACCCGGACCTGCGGCATTTTGAGATGGTACACACGGCCGGGGCAAGCCACCTGCAAAGCGATGTTTTCCGGTCCGGGATAGATGCTCAGGACATCTAAAACACGGTTGAACAACTTCAGGTCGGCGTCCGGGTTTTCAGTCTGGGATAGTATGATACTCAAACGGCGGGACATAGCTCGCGGTGTTTCCTTCTCTGGTTGAGTTTGAGTCTGAACGGCCGCGGCCGCCGCTACGGCACCAGCCGCGGCCGGGGCGGTTTTGGGTTTGGCGGCGGTGGTCTTTTTGGCCGGGGGAGGGCCATTGAACTGCCGGGGTGGGAAACCGCCGCGGTTGTTGAAGCCGTTGCCGCTGGCGGGCTTGACTCTTACCATTTGGCCGGCCTCGATATCCTCGCCGGCGCCGGGCTGGTAGAGGCGTACCGCATCGACATGAATCGTACCGCTGTCGCCGCGGAAGACGGCCTTGCCCTCGACGAGCAGCACATTGCCTTCCTGCCAGTGGTCTTTGGTCTGGGCGTAGAGACGGGGCCAGGCCACGACCTCGATCCGGCCGTTGAGGTCTTCCAGTTCCGCGGTGGCGAAGGTGTTGCCGTCGCGAGTTTGCGAGGTGCGCGCCGATACTACCATGCCGGCCAGGGTGACCACCTGGCCTTCCAGCTCCTCGGTCACGTCGCCGCAAAGCGCCGTGGTGTCGTTGCCGACCTTGGCGGCGAAACGGCTGTATGGGTGGGCTGAGATATATATGCCCAGGAGGTCCTTCTCCCATGTTAAAAGCTCGCTTTCAGCCACGCTGCTTCGTTCCAGTTCCAGCGGCATGGTGGCGACCTCGGCGACACCGCCGAAGAGGTCGAACAGGGTGCCCTGGCCGGATTCTTTGATCTTGCGCTCTCGGTCGGCGAAGTCCAGTACCCGGCCTACATTATGCAGCAGGGTGGCGCGGTCGCCCAAAGAATCGAAGGCGCCCGCCTTGATGAGGCTTTCCAGGACGCGCCGGTTCATGCCGGCGGCGTCGGCGCGGCGGCAGAAATCTTTGATACCGCGGTACGGGCCGTTCCTGAGCCGTTCCTCGACAAAGGGGGCTACTGCCTGCTCGCCGACGTTCTTGACTGCGGCCAGTCCGAAGCGGATGGCAGGACCGCTCTCGCCTTCCTCGATGGTGAAATTGACTTCGGAGGCGTTGACGTCCGGCCTCAGCAGTTCGATACCCAGGCGGCGGCATTCGGCGGCGGCGGCGGAGACCTTCTCCGCCACGTCGCGCTGGGTGGCCAGGAAGGCGGTCATATATTCTACGGTGTAATTGGCCTTGAGGTAGGCCGTCTGGTAGGCGATCAGGGCGTAGCTGACGGCGTGGGCCTTGTTGAAAGCGTAACCGGCGAAAGGCAGGATGAGGCCGAAGATCTCCTCTGCCAGCTCCTCGGTGTAGCCGTTCTTGAGCGCGCCGGCGATGAAGTTCTGCTTCTGCTTCTTCATCACCTCCGCGTTCTTCTTGCCCATGGCCTTCCGGAGGATGTCCGCCTGGCCGAGCGAATAGCCGGAGAAAGCCCGGGCGATGAACAGCACCTGTTCCTGGTAGACGATGACGCCGTAGGTCTCCTTGAGGATATCCTCCAGAGCGGGGTGGGGGTAGGTGATGGGCTCCTCACCGTGCTTTGAGCGGATGAAGCGGGGGATCTGCTCCATGGGGCCGGGGCGATACAAGGCCACCATGGCGGCGATATCGGTAAAATGGGTCGGTTGGAGTTCCTTGATGTAGCGCCTCATGCCGACGCTTTCCAGCTGGAAGACACCCATGGTCTCACCGGCGGCCAGGAGATCGAAGGTTTTGGGGTCGTCGAGGGGTATATGGTGGACGTCCAGCGGTACGCCAGTGCGCTTGCCGATGATCTGCTGCGCCCGCGACAGGATGGTGAGGTTGGCCAGGCCCAGGAAGTCCATCTTGAGCAGGCCGATAAGGCCGATGTCCTCCATGGGGAACTGGGTCATGACCAGGTCCGCCTTGCCGCCGGTGGAGGACTCCCGGTTCAGGCGCTGAAGCGGCGCGTGAAGCGCCAGCGGGTCCTTGGAGATGACCACGCCGGCGGCGTGGGTGCTGGCGTGGCGCGACAGCCCCGAGACTTGGCGGGCGGTATCGATCAGTTTCTGCACCGTGCCATCGTTAGCCACGGCCTCGCGCAGCTCGGCGGTTTCATCGAGGGCCTTTTCCAGTGTCATGTTGGGGCCGAAAGGCACCAGCCGGGCGACCTTATCGACATCGGGCAGGTTCATGCCGAGGGCACGGCCGACGTCACGGATGGCGGCGCGGGCGCCCAGTGTCCCGAAGGTGATGATCTGGGCTACATGGTCCAGGCCGTATTTGCCCGAGACGTACTCGATGACCTCGTCGCGGCGGTCGTCCTGGAAATCCATGTCGATATCCGGCATTTCCTTGCGTTCGATGTTCAGGAAGCGCTCGAATACAAGGGAATACTCCAGGGGATCGACCTCGGTGATGCCCAGGCAGCGCAGCACGATGGAGGCGGCGGCCGAGCCGCGAACGCCGAAGTAGATGCCGCGTTCGCCAACGAAGCGGATGATGTCCCAGACAACCAGGAAATAGTCGGCGAACTGGGTCTGTTCGATGACGTCCAGTTCATAAGCCAGCCGCTCCCTGACCGCATCGGAGGCATCGGGGTAATACTTCGGCAGAGCATCGTAGCACAGTTTGGCGACATACTCGTCCGAACTCATGCCATCCGGGCGGTCGATTTGCGGCAGGTGCAGCCGGCCGAATTCCAGTGTCAGGTCGCACATATCGGCGATTTTATTGGAGTTCTCCAGAGCTTCCGGCAGGTCGCGGTAAAGCTCGGCCATCTCGGTCTCGCTCTTCAGGTAGAAGGAGTCCGCCTGCATCCGGAGGCGGTTGGTGTCCTGGAGCGTGGTGCCGGTGCCGATGCACAGCAGGAGGTCGTGGGTGGGGGCGTCCTCGCGGCTGACGTAGTGGATGTCCCCGGTGGCCACCAGCGGGATGCCCAGTTCCCGCGAAAGTTTGATCAATCCGGCGTTGATCTTGTCCAGTTCCGGCATCGGGTGGCGCTGGATCTCGAAATAGAAATCGCCGGCAAAATTATCGCGGTACCAGATGGCGGCCTGCCGGGCCTCGTCGAGGCGGTTCTCCAGGATGAGGCGGGGCACCTCGCCGGAGGGACAGGCGGACAGGGCGACCAGTCCCTCGCGGTATTTTTCTAATATTTCCTTGTCGACGCGAGGCTTGTAGTAATAGCCGTCGATATTGGCCTGGGAGACGAGCTGTAGGAGGTTGCGGTAGCCGGTGAGATTTTTGGCCAGGAGTACCAGGTGGCGATGGTTCTTGTCCGCCGCGGTCTTGGCGGTGCGGTCGCCGGGGGCGACATAAACCTCACA contains:
- a CDS encoding DUF2267 domain-containing protein, producing the protein MKYQEFSGRVQELIGETSARDAKRITEVILEILGGRLTRIHRKHLAAQLPGELTFPIVEDEPAQQFPLEEFYNRVASRLELNFHEAIVTSRRVIGAVVEAVSEGEIEDIVAGLPAEFAELFEREPLEKSAIDVHSLR
- a CDS encoding carbonic anhydrase, whose translation is MQDIERFIAGFRAFQKNYFGPEGSQFDILKHGQNPSTMIIGCSDSRVDPAILTNCQPGDIFTVRNVANLVPPYEENGGYHGVSAALEFAVCRLGVERIIVLGHSQCGGIGALMTGDCSAEGAGFIGRWMSIAALAREQVMMSLPGKDAALQHRAAEQAAILLSVENLRTFPFIDQRVAAGTLSLHGWYFDLTAGELLEYQPESGVFIKVPGTK
- a CDS encoding TIGR01906 family membrane protein encodes the protein MNRSMGKRLLKAARWGLVLVMPLLITSAVIAFAVNFQPLYEYGFDRYDVGATTGLDDAELSKAARGLIGYFNSGDELIDVTVIKDGQSFTLFNEREVIHLYDVKGLIQLDYGVLAVSFIYTALVAGITLYRREPKRLAAPLFWGGVFTLALVIVRAAMAIADFNAFFTQFHLLSFANDFWLLNPRTDYLIMMFPGGFWRDAMIFVDVIILSVTITLTVIGWRNLTIDRKSS
- a CDS encoding DUF2007 domain-containing protein — encoded protein: MDTKWEPAATASNEFAATLWRDILVDSGIPAYIESAGTATFLQVASALMPMRVMVAPEHLAEAKAILADVEEVDKAPSDEPLDG
- a CDS encoding DNA polymerase III subunit alpha; this translates as MFTHLHVHTEFSLLDGMCRIPVLVARAKELGMTALAITDHGAMHGVLKFYRECNAQGIKPIIGCEVYVAPGDRTAKTAADKNHRHLVLLAKNLTGYRNLLQLVSQANIDGYYYKPRVDKEILEKYREGLVALSACPSGEVPRLILENRLDEARQAAIWYRDNFAGDFYFEIQRHPMPELDKINAGLIKLSRELGIPLVATGDIHYVSREDAPTHDLLLCIGTGTTLQDTNRLRMQADSFYLKSETEMAELYRDLPEALENSNKIADMCDLTLEFGRLHLPQIDRPDGMSSDEYVAKLCYDALPKYYPDASDAVRERLAYELDVIEQTQFADYFLVVWDIIRFVGERGIYFGVRGSAAASIVLRCLGITEVDPLEYSLVFERFLNIERKEMPDIDMDFQDDRRDEVIEYVSGKYGLDHVAQIITFGTLGARAAIRDVGRALGMNLPDVDKVARLVPFGPNMTLEKALDETAELREAVANDGTVQKLIDTARQVSGLSRHASTHAAGVVISKDPLALHAPLQRLNRESSTGGKADLVMTQFPMEDIGLIGLLKMDFLGLANLTILSRAQQIIGKRTGVPLDVHHIPLDDPKTFDLLAAGETMGVFQLESVGMRRYIKELQPTHFTDIAAMVALYRPGPMEQIPRFIRSKHGEEPITYPHPALEDILKETYGVIVYQEQVLFIARAFSGYSLGQADILRKAMGKKNAEVMKKQKQNFIAGALKNGYTEELAEEIFGLILPFAGYAFNKAHAVSYALIAYQTAYLKANYTVEYMTAFLATQRDVAEKVSAAAAECRRLGIELLRPDVNASEVNFTIEEGESGPAIRFGLAAVKNVGEQAVAPFVEERLRNGPYRGIKDFCRRADAAGMNRRVLESLIKAGAFDSLGDRATLLHNVGRVLDFADRERKIKESGQGTLFDLFGGVAEVATMPLELERSSVAESELLTWEKDLLGIYISAHPYSRFAAKVGNDTTALCGDVTEELEGQVVTLAGMVVSARTSQTRDGNTFATAELEDLNGRIEVVAWPRLYAQTKDHWQEGNVLLVEGKAVFRGDSGTIHVDAVRLYQPGAGEDIEAGQMVRVKPASGNGFNNRGGFPPRQFNGPPPAKKTTAAKPKTAPAAAGAVAAAAAVQTQTQPEKETPRAMSRRLSIILSQTENPDADLKLFNRVLDVLSIYPGPENIALQVACPGRVYHLKMPQVRVTCNDELLNELETLLGSAGSARYESNGH